A window of Diabrotica virgifera virgifera chromosome 9, PGI_DIABVI_V3a contains these coding sequences:
- the LOC126892868 gene encoding uncharacterized protein LOC126892868 encodes MEQGQINKLTRSKTASKLDLTRLCSSVETDLASLTKYMIKEILCQLRDAFRTYNDATNLLAAELATTEDVDPIVKKYYKCISLLEEKLESLLTPPTSSTTSEISSVPNPNVPSPSTQITQNATTKQRTVKLPELRINNFSGKLKSPESQTTDENLSQIVQKFWESEEVNPPISESVENHPSELLFLKTVKILPSGRYQVNLNLKHSVDDLHMGNSFITAKKRFFYLEKKLHSDPVLLQSYSKIIQDYHSQGLVSDVPLQVRNFDGKFNYFLPHFPIIKTSSTTPVRIVFDPNNKSTSGICLNQVLDKGFTVQPELFDILITFRHYKYILAADIKHMFLQISINEQETFLLNFLWRDKQDDKLQCFRFNRLPFGLSSSPFLATRVLKHIADTHAISHPSAAKTLLNSTYMDDVLSGGNNLEEIETLHFQLSSLLSKHGFQLHKLSSNHPEFLKKHKLIPTPEIKLSLAGSSDKILGIIWSPDQDTFSFKPPVCEVTSPITKRKILSYVSRLFDPLGLLSPTLVYSKLLLQRIWSLSLDWDTPITNDKILSDWQSLLTKFQSINLTKFPRCLVLDKKVILTQLITFCDASQDIYAACVYLRVTYDDSTVSVRLVTSKTKIAPQKKNKLTIPRLELSAILLGIQLTHRSQGILQKDLKISETHLFSDSTIALTWVTTSKFLYNQFVQSRVIKIRSLSESYQFHHVESKQNPADLPSRAKSICSNAELTDLWLHGPKFLIKPEIDYSLFQIKKWNGELPELRKNQVSLNVTVTAQSNDTLDDLFNRCSSFTKIQRSLAYVLRFVSNLKAKSNHTAIDTDVLSVEEIEFSTCLVLKDEYMNYKEKSVLILSTFVKQLQKSFPSSPVSFAESDIREFVNNMFDTDNHTDGMDINISGSESEYY; translated from the exons ATGGAACAGGGACAAATTAACAAATTAACGAGGTCCAAAACTGCCAGTAAATTAGATTTAACTAGATTATGTAGTAGTGTAGAAACTGACTTAGCTTCTCTAACTAAATATATGATTAAGGAAATACTTTGTCAACTCAGAGATGCTTTTCGTACCTATAATGACGCAACTAATCTTCTCGCTGCAGAGCTAGCTACTACTGAAGACGTAGATCCgatagtaaaaaaatattataaatgcaTTTCTTTACTTGAGGAAAAACTCGAAAGCCTCCTAACTCCACCTACAAGTTCTACAACATCTGAAATATCTAGTGTCCCAAATCCCAATGTCCCGTCTCCTTCTACTCAAATTACTCAAAATGCCACCACCAAACAGAGAACTGTCAAGCTCCCGGAACTTCGTATCAATAATTTTTCCGGAAAATTAA AATCACCTGAATCTCAAACCACTGATGAAAATCTCTCTCAGATTGTTCAAAAATTCTGGGAATCCGAAGAAGTCAACCCTCCTATTTCTGAATCTGTTGAAAATCATCCATCTGAATTACTTTTTCTGAAAACTGTTAAGATTTTGCCTTCAGGTCGATATCAAGTTAATCTAAACTTAAAACACTCTGTTGATGACCTACACATGGGAAATTCCTTTATCACAGCTAAAAAACGATTCTTTTATTTGGAGAAAAAATTGCATTCAGACCCTGTCCTGTTGCAAAGCTATTCTAAAATTATTCAAGATTACCATTCTCAAGGTTTAGTCTCAGACGTTCCTCTTCAAGTAAGAAATTTTGACGgaaaattcaattattttctgCCTCACTTTCCTATAATAAAAACAAGCTCCACCACTCCCGTGAGAATTGTCTTTGATCCCAACAACAAGTCCACATCAGGTATTTGTTTAAATCAGGTTCTAGATAAAGGCTTCACGGTGCAACCAGAACTTTTTGATATCTTAATCACTTTTCGCCACTACAAGTATATACTAGCAGCTGACATTAAGCATATGTTTCTGCAAATTTCCATAAATGAACAAGAAACTTTCCTTCTCAACTTTCTATGGAGGGATAAACAGGATGACAAACTTCAGTGTTTTCGTTTCAACCGATTACCCTTTGGTTTATCCTCGTCCCCTTTCTTAGCCACTCGTGTATTAAAACACATTGCTGATACTCATGCAATTTCACATCCATCTGCGGCAAAAACCTTGCTCAACTCTACCTATATGGACGATGTACTATCTGGTGGTAACAATTTAGAAGAAATTGAGACTCTCCACTTTCAGTTAAGTTCCTTGTTGAGTAAGCACGGCTTTCAGCTCCATAAATTAAGCTCGAACCATCCAGAATttcttaaaaaacataagttgATTCCAACTCCAGAAATTAAGTTAAGCCTGGCTGGTTCCTCAGACAAGATATTAGGTATTATTTGGTCACCTGATCAGGATACTTTTTCATTCAAGCCTCCTGTATGCGAGGTAACATCGCCAATTACTAAGAGAAAAATTCTTAGTTATGTCTCTCGTTTATTCGACCCTTTAGGGCTTCTTTCACCAACTCTTGTATATTCAAAACTTCTGTTGCAAAGGATTTGGTCATTGTCACTAGATTGGGACACCCCCATTACCAATGATAAAATTCTTTCTGATTGGCAATCTCTTCTAACGAAATTCCAATCCATAAATCTAACAAAATTTCCTAGATGCTTAGTCCTAGATAAAAAGGTTATCTTAACTCAGCTTATTACCTTCTGTGATGCTTCTCAGGACATCTACGCTGCCTGCGTGTATCTCCGAGTCACTTATGACGACTCTACCGTCTCGGTGAGACTTGTCACATCCAAGACAAAAATCGCtccccaaaaaaaaaacaaactaacTATCCCAAGATTAGAGCTGTCCGCCATTCTATTAGGAATCCAGTTAACTCACCGCTCACAAGGTATCTTACAGAAAGATTTAAAAATTTCTGAAACTCATCTCTTCTCGGACAGTACAATAGCCCTGACCTGGGTAACTACATCTAAGTTTCTCTACAATCAGTTTGTACAGTCTCGAGTCATAAAGATACGTTCCCTCAGTGAATCTTATCAATTTCACCACGTTGAGTCGAAACAAAATCCAGCGGATCTGCCCTCCAGAGCAAAATCTATTTGTTCTAATGCTGAACTTACTGATCTGTGGCTTCATGGTCCGAAATTTCTAATTAAACCGGAAATCGATTACTCACTATTTCAGATTAAAAAATGGAATGGGGAATTACctgaattaagaaaaaatcaagttTCCTTAAATGTCACTGTTACTGCTCAGTCAAATGACACCTTGGATGATTTATTTAATCGTTGTTCATCTTTCACAAAAATTCAAAGATCCCTAGCCTATGTTCTTAGATTTGTTTCCAATCTTAAAGCAAAATCAAATCACACTGCTATAGATACTGATGTACTTTCCGTGGAGGAAATTGAATTTTCTACTTGCCTTGTTCTCAA GGACGAATATATGAACTATAAAGAAAAGTCAGTACTTATACTATCTACATTCGTTAAACAACTTCAAAAAAGTTTTCCGTCTAGCCCAGTTTCTTTTGCAGAATCAGATATAAGAGAATTTGTTAATAATATGTTTGATACCGACAATCACACAGATGGAATGGACATTAATATTAGTGGATCTGAATCCGAATATTATTAA